In one Butyrivibrio proteoclasticus B316 genomic region, the following are encoded:
- a CDS encoding helix-turn-helix domain-containing protein, with protein MSSLFEDLRDGLQEAIDYEKGIGKAKKTVFVIAPITKYSNSQIKNIRNKAGMTQTVFANYMGVSKKTVEAWELGRTHPTGPACRLLSILDQGEETELSFVSSNVVESIK; from the coding sequence ATGAGTTCATTATTTGAAGATTTACGTGATGGATTACAGGAAGCTATAGATTACGAAAAAGGAATTGGTAAAGCTAAGAAGACTGTGTTTGTAATAGCACCCATTACTAAGTATTCAAACAGTCAAATTAAGAATATTCGAAACAAAGCAGGCATGACCCAGACTGTTTTTGCAAATTACATGGGCGTGTCTAAAAAAACGGTCGAGGCTTGGGAACTAGGGCGTACTCATCCTACAGGTCCTGCATGCCGCCTTTTGAGTATACTTGATCAGGGGGAAGAAACAGAGCTTTCATTTGTGTCTTCAAATGTAGTTGAGAGCATAAAATGA
- a CDS encoding type II toxin-antitoxin system RelE/ParE family toxin: MRIEDYMLSRTFIEVPLFTKRWKEIGLTDEELTALQLLLLKDPQSGPVMEGTGGIRKVRFPLENKGKSGSVRVCYTDFEEYEVIYLITAFTKDEQDNLTQNEKQMLKKLVKSLKDEAAKNRRDKS; this comes from the coding sequence ATGAGAATAGAAGATTATATGTTAAGCAGGACATTTATAGAAGTTCCGCTTTTTACAAAAAGATGGAAAGAAATCGGATTGACCGATGAAGAATTAACTGCTCTGCAATTATTGCTACTAAAGGATCCACAATCGGGACCGGTGATGGAAGGCACTGGAGGAATACGAAAAGTAAGGTTTCCTTTGGAAAATAAAGGAAAGAGTGGAAGTGTAAGGGTTTGCTATACTGATTTTGAAGAGTATGAGGTTATTTATCTAATTACAGCTTTCACAAAAGATGAGCAAGATAATCTAACACAAAATGAAAAACAAATGCTTAAGAAACTTGTTAAATCCCTTAAAGATGAGGCTGCAAAAAACAGGAGGGACAAATCATGA
- a CDS encoding recombinase family protein encodes MGKKYGYARVSSKDQNEDRQIIALTKEGVESSNIFVDKLSGKNFERPQYQTLISILNEGDALFVLSIDRLGRNYIDIQEQWRYITKILKADIVVLDMPLLDTRKDKNLLGTFISDIVLQLLSFVAENERNNIRIRQAEGIAAAKARGVKFGAKELPLTDEFWKAYEMYHDNLITADDAAKMCGVSRATFYRRLHRLNYNFENE; translated from the coding sequence ATGGGAAAAAAATATGGCTATGCTCGCGTTAGTTCTAAGGACCAAAATGAGGACCGTCAAATAATAGCTTTAACAAAGGAAGGAGTAGAATCTTCAAACATATTTGTTGACAAATTGTCTGGTAAGAATTTTGAAAGGCCTCAATATCAAACTCTTATTAGTATTCTAAACGAGGGAGATGCGTTGTTTGTACTAAGCATTGACAGGCTTGGACGTAACTATATTGATATTCAGGAACAATGGAGATATATTACTAAGATTTTGAAAGCAGATATAGTAGTTTTGGACATGCCACTTTTGGATACTCGTAAAGATAAGAATCTTTTGGGAACATTTATTTCTGATATTGTATTACAGCTACTATCCTTTGTGGCAGAAAATGAGAGGAATAATATAAGAATCAGGCAAGCAGAGGGAATAGCTGCCGCAAAAGCAAGAGGAGTTAAGTTTGGAGCAAAAGAGTTACCTCTAACTGATGAATTTTGGAAAGCATATGAAATGTATCATGATAACCTGATCACTGCAGACGATGCTGCAAAAATGTGTGGCGTGTCAAGAGCAACTTTTTATCGAAGGCTGCATAGACTTAACTATAATTTCGAAAACGAATAG
- a CDS encoding helix-turn-helix domain-containing protein, protein MAYADEMGEKMAIRLRELRKKAKVSARKMSLELGQNPGYINNIENLRSFPTIQNFFQICEYLNVTPETFFKTFSEKERDSNKTDLMDMLSGLDEKTYNAVYVIIKDLVS, encoded by the coding sequence ATGGCATATGCTGATGAAATGGGTGAAAAAATGGCAATAAGGCTTCGTGAACTTCGAAAAAAAGCTAAAGTTTCTGCGCGCAAAATGAGTCTTGAACTTGGCCAGAATCCAGGCTATATCAATAATATAGAAAATCTTAGATCTTTCCCTACAATTCAGAATTTCTTCCAAATATGTGAATATTTAAATGTTACTCCGGAAACCTTTTTTAAGACCTTTTCTGAAAAAGAGAGAGATTCTAATAAAACTGATCTCATGGACATGCTGTCTGGTCTTGATGAGAAAACTTATAATGCAGTATATGTGATAATAAAAGATTTAGTATCATAA
- a CDS encoding glycosyltransferase family 2 protein, translating into MNYSNEKPLLSIIISTFNRCTLLVNNLKRMLECECEDIEFIIGDNGSTDSTWSQLKEIKSCKVCIVHNDKNLGFENFWLLSRNARGKFFLFLNDRDYIDQYGLKSLVKLISTAPNYDFISCEWRLYKKGTYNARDALNIYFSSRHPGMLIYNSSFISKNIDRDYLELLLRNSQNSVANIYIVFQILQNVHIVYVHNNSFIIQPFNREKIPKKRKEYYDVPYVSLEYRNKEFVDWVKYANDMPDQKRSNEILLAMFKDSLMTVTWEFYISMKIPGFAKRNNFENHKYDEWLINGCAFTIHSLHNCFRYKRNIKKEMLILMLKNYYQCLKNLIG; encoded by the coding sequence ATGAATTATTCTAATGAAAAACCATTATTGTCAATTATAATATCTACATTTAATAGATGTACGTTACTTGTAAATAACTTGAAACGAATGTTGGAGTGTGAGTGTGAAGACATAGAGTTTATTATTGGTGATAATGGCTCGACAGATTCAACTTGGAGTCAATTGAAGGAAATTAAGAGTTGTAAAGTATGCATTGTTCATAATGATAAAAATTTAGGATTTGAGAATTTCTGGCTATTATCAAGAAATGCAAGAGGAAAATTTTTTTTATTTTTGAATGATCGAGATTATATTGATCAATATGGCTTAAAGAGTTTGGTAAAGCTTATTTCTACTGCTCCTAATTATGATTTTATTTCATGTGAATGGAGATTGTATAAAAAAGGTACATATAATGCTCGTGATGCATTAAATATTTATTTTTCGTCAAGACACCCGGGAATGCTTATCTATAATAGTTCTTTTATATCTAAAAATATAGATAGAGATTATCTTGAATTATTGTTGCGCAATTCACAAAATTCTGTGGCAAATATCTATATTGTGTTTCAAATACTTCAAAATGTTCATATAGTTTATGTTCATAACAATAGTTTTATTATTCAACCCTTTAATAGAGAAAAAATACCAAAAAAAAGAAAAGAATACTATGATGTTCCTTATGTTTCTCTTGAATATAGAAATAAAGAATTTGTCGATTGGGTGAAATATGCAAATGATATGCCTGATCAAAAGAGAAGTAATGAAATTCTTTTAGCTATGTTTAAAGATTCACTTATGACGGTAACCTGGGAGTTTTACATAAGCATGAAAATACCAGGTTTTGCTAAAAGAAACAATTTTGAAAATCACAAGTATGATGAATGGCTTATAAATGGATGCGCATTCACGATACATTCATTGCATAACTGTTTTAGGTATAAAAGAAATATAAAAAAAGAAATGTTGATTCTTATGTTGAAGAATTATTATCAATGTTTAAAAAATCTTATTGGGTAA
- a CDS encoding glycosyltransferase family 2 protein, translated as MSDKNIEFDYLKGYGDIHKYDQVRSKCLWGKHPKQPMFSIYIPTYKRLKLLKLSLKSAMEQQEFDNYEIVIVDNDNDETDCEVLEYIETLNCPRVVYYKNEKNIGIYGNTLRGATLSHGKYVALLNDDDLLHPYYLYVMSSFINRYGYFGVVGSIPHEFREDNFRFPSLPRGIYAYKVSNYEFFFGCSVTSPGLLYPRALIQDIYNAHEELLMGDQIIQYKGLVKCGLYFICFPISAYRIQNNATLKNDVLKQMMIHMCGFKKQISQDDAYLKMFMKFFRKEYFNWYISSSTDFWKKKSIKNEILNSVGIKKDISDSLKSMVVRTIIHKVHEHYGILRGNEHDTLIIPDRIVIESKKY; from the coding sequence ATGAGTGACAAAAATATTGAATTTGACTATTTAAAAGGATATGGAGATATACATAAATACGATCAAGTGCGTTCAAAATGCTTATGGGGAAAACATCCAAAGCAACCAATGTTTTCTATTTATATCCCGACGTATAAAAGATTGAAATTATTGAAACTTTCTCTCAAATCTGCAATGGAACAGCAAGAATTTGATAATTATGAGATTGTAATTGTTGACAATGATAATGATGAGACTGATTGTGAGGTGCTTGAGTATATAGAGACCTTAAATTGTCCGCGTGTAGTCTATTACAAGAATGAAAAGAATATTGGTATATATGGAAATACATTGCGGGGAGCAACTCTTTCTCATGGAAAGTATGTGGCGCTGTTGAATGACGATGATCTTCTTCATCCATATTATCTATATGTTATGAGTTCTTTTATTAACCGTTATGGCTATTTTGGTGTAGTAGGCTCAATTCCACACGAATTTAGAGAAGATAATTTCAGATTTCCTTCACTCCCGAGAGGTATTTATGCGTATAAAGTAAGCAACTATGAGTTTTTCTTTGGATGCTCGGTAACATCTCCGGGATTATTGTATCCTCGGGCTCTAATACAGGATATTTATAATGCTCATGAAGAATTGCTTATGGGAGATCAGATTATTCAATATAAAGGATTGGTTAAATGTGGACTTTATTTTATATGCTTTCCTATTTCTGCATATCGAATCCAAAATAATGCTACGCTAAAAAATGATGTCCTAAAACAAATGATGATTCATATGTGCGGATTTAAAAAACAAATATCTCAAGATGATGCATATTTAAAGATGTTTATGAAGTTTTTTAGAAAAGAATATTTCAATTGGTATATTTCTTCTTCAACAGATTTTTGGAAAAAGAAGTCGATTAAAAATGAAATTTTAAATAGTGTTGGAATAAAAAAAGATATCAGTGATTCTCTAAAAAGCATGGTGGTTCGTACGATTATTCATAAGGTTCATGAGCATTACGGAATACTCAGAGGAAATGAACATGATACGTTGATTATACCAGATAGGATCGTAATTGAATCAAAGAAATATTGA
- a CDS encoding dTDP-4-dehydrorhamnose 3,5-epimerase family protein, giving the protein MIYEKLLVEGCYLFKRNIPKDERGYFSRIADVNEIKKTGLNAEFVQISASRNYKKGTLRGMHMQIGTSAEEKYISCVEGEVYDVCLDLRKTSPTYLKYCSAVLSEENGYAIYIPKGCAHGFVSLRDNSQLIYFMTNEHDKQAERGYLWSDPAFSIDWPILPEVISDRDNNWPLYEV; this is encoded by the coding sequence ATGATTTATGAAAAATTACTTGTTGAAGGATGTTATCTTTTCAAAAGAAATATTCCTAAAGATGAAAGAGGATATTTTTCTAGGATAGCAGATGTTAATGAAATAAAAAAGACTGGGCTAAATGCTGAGTTTGTTCAAATTAGTGCATCGAGAAATTATAAAAAAGGCACTTTACGAGGAATGCATATGCAGATTGGCACATCAGCAGAAGAGAAATATATTTCATGTGTTGAGGGAGAAGTATATGACGTATGCTTAGATCTTAGAAAAACATCGCCTACATACTTAAAGTATTGCAGCGCAGTATTATCAGAGGAAAATGGATATGCTATTTATATTCCTAAGGGATGCGCACATGGGTTTGTTTCGCTTAGAGATAATTCACAACTGATTTATTTTATGACTAACGAGCATGACAAACAAGCTGAGAGAGGTTATTTATGGAGCGACCCAGCTTTTTCCATTGATTGGCCAATTTTGCCGGAAGTAATCTCTGATAGAGATAATAATTGGCCATTATATGAGGTGTGA
- a CDS encoding glycosyltransferase family 4 protein produces the protein MQLSILHIAAHMGAGAGKAISGIAINDKSNKYEILLLQIPQKKDHITNCIKNGIKVSICQDLNDLEDKVSSADIVVINWWNHPSIYDALVHVQNTKARFIIWNHINGLEYPRLKICLLNAFDACMFTSSASFINSHWTVDEKNKLQEKSEVVYGMGDFKPEFYSPKENYQICDEIKVGYVGSLDYAKLNSDVVLWIKRITEKEKRASFYFAGDCLPDFKHDIEKNKLNSKVHFLGFRNDIPELLKGFDVFVYPLNPHNFATTENALIEAMAVGLPIIASRGVVEEAIIANGKDGILVENEEEFVSAFTKIMKDEKKRIELGHNARKDAIRKYSIVENLERYHKVIEKVKSIDKHKHNFSEIFGGKPHEWFFYGCSSEEKMIIEKSLIDNCYSNEELLNLGAIFWGENKGSVEQFYQYDKTDTILNRIHKKMILERTKDESKNRNKISQE, from the coding sequence ATGCAATTAAGCATTCTTCACATTGCAGCGCATATGGGGGCTGGGGCAGGTAAAGCTATTTCGGGGATAGCAATTAATGATAAATCAAATAAATATGAAATTCTTCTACTTCAAATTCCCCAAAAAAAAGATCACATAACTAATTGCATAAAAAATGGAATAAAGGTTTCGATATGCCAGGATTTGAATGACTTAGAAGATAAGGTATCTTCGGCAGATATTGTTGTTATTAATTGGTGGAATCATCCTTCTATTTATGATGCGCTGGTACATGTACAAAATACTAAAGCACGATTTATTATTTGGAATCATATTAATGGACTTGAGTATCCAAGATTAAAAATATGTCTTCTCAATGCTTTTGATGCTTGTATGTTTACGTCAAGTGCGTCATTTATAAATTCTCATTGGACAGTAGATGAAAAAAATAAACTTCAAGAAAAAAGTGAAGTTGTGTATGGGATGGGAGATTTTAAGCCAGAGTTTTATTCTCCTAAAGAGAATTACCAAATATGTGATGAAATAAAAGTTGGCTATGTGGGGTCACTTGACTATGCGAAACTTAATTCAGATGTAGTTCTATGGATAAAAAGGATAACAGAAAAAGAAAAAAGAGCTTCTTTTTATTTTGCGGGTGATTGTCTCCCTGATTTTAAGCACGATATAGAAAAAAATAAACTAAATAGCAAGGTTCATTTTTTGGGTTTTCGCAATGATATTCCAGAATTATTGAAAGGGTTTGATGTATTTGTCTATCCGTTAAATCCTCATAATTTTGCAACTACTGAAAATGCTTTGATTGAAGCTATGGCTGTGGGATTGCCAATAATTGCTAGTAGAGGAGTTGTTGAAGAAGCAATTATCGCGAATGGGAAGGATGGAATACTTGTTGAGAATGAAGAGGAGTTTGTTTCGGCTTTCACAAAAATAATGAAAGACGAAAAAAAGAGAATAGAACTAGGTCATAATGCTAGGAAAGATGCTATTAGAAAATATAGTATTGTCGAGAATTTAGAAAGATATCATAAGGTTATTGAAAAGGTAAAAAGCATAGATAAGCATAAACATAATTTTTCTGAAATATTTGGAGGAAAGCCTCATGAATGGTTTTTTTATGGGTGCAGTTCTGAGGAAAAAATGATTATTGAAAAATCTTTAATTGATAATTGTTATAGCAACGAGGAATTACTAAATCTTGGAGCAATATTTTGGGGTGAAAATAAAGGATCTGTTGAGCAGTTCTATCAATATGATAAAACGGATACGATATTAAACAGAATACATAAAAAAATGATATTGGAAAGGACGAAAGATGAAAGCAAAAATAGGAACAAGATATCACAAGAATAG
- a CDS encoding radical SAM/SPASM domain-containing protein: MKAKIGTRYHKNRTELQNVIPLSTPFILYLDPSSACNLCCNFCPCGGAHKDLWTESKRNSIGVMDFELYKKIIDDCQGFPDKIKVLRLYKEGEPLVNKRLPEMIEYANKSGKFETIDFTTNGTLLEPDINRKLVEAGLSRINISVEALDAKGYKNISNVDIDYDNFVNNIRDLYEHKGNCHIFIKTMVDNLDKETEQKFYDLFGDICDEIAMEHIANCWPGFENTSEHVNVYHGEGYKEYTVCPRIFYILTINSNGSASHCIVDWNYKGIIGDARTQNVVDIWNSKEYSDIRLAHLNCQRRSIELCKDCMEIESAAVDNIDEYREMILKKVTNQI; the protein is encoded by the coding sequence ATGAAAGCAAAAATAGGAACAAGATATCACAAGAATAGGACAGAATTACAAAATGTAATACCGTTATCTACACCATTTATTCTTTATTTGGACCCATCTAGTGCTTGTAACTTGTGCTGTAATTTTTGTCCATGTGGAGGGGCACATAAAGATTTATGGACTGAATCGAAAAGAAATAGTATTGGTGTAATGGATTTTGAATTATATAAAAAAATAATAGATGATTGCCAAGGATTTCCCGACAAAATAAAAGTATTAAGATTATACAAGGAAGGTGAACCATTGGTAAATAAACGTTTACCAGAAATGATAGAGTATGCTAATAAATCTGGAAAATTTGAAACAATCGATTTTACAACAAATGGAACTCTGTTGGAGCCTGATATAAATAGGAAACTTGTTGAGGCTGGATTGTCAAGAATAAATATTTCAGTAGAGGCTCTTGATGCAAAAGGATATAAAAATATAAGTAATGTGGATATCGATTATGATAATTTTGTAAATAATATCCGAGATTTGTATGAGCATAAGGGAAATTGCCATATTTTTATAAAAACTATGGTAGACAATTTGGATAAAGAAACAGAGCAGAAATTCTATGATTTGTTTGGCGACATATGTGATGAAATAGCCATGGAACATATTGCTAACTGTTGGCCGGGTTTTGAAAATACTTCAGAACATGTAAATGTTTATCATGGTGAAGGCTATAAAGAATATACAGTTTGTCCAAGAATTTTTTATATTTTGACAATAAATTCAAACGGGAGTGCATCTCATTGCATAGTTGATTGGAATTATAAGGGAATTATTGGAGATGCAAGAACACAGAATGTTGTTGATATTTGGAATAGTAAGGAATATTCAGATATAAGATTAGCACATCTTAATTGCCAGAGGAGAAGTATAGAACTCTGCAAAGATTGTATGGAAATTGAATCTGCAGCTGTAGATAATATCGATGAATATAGGGAAATGATATTAAAAAAGGTTACAAATCAGATATGA
- a CDS encoding NAD-dependent epimerase/dehydratase family protein produces the protein MKVLFIGGNGNISWWCVQKCINEGIEVYELNRGASRLTRRDVQDDVIQIIADIRDEKNVLRSLGNIHFDVVCDFICFNSEHAKRAIRLFYGRCDQYIVISSEAIYQRRSKYIPFNENTPKYEMDIEDSYIAGKIEIEREFQIAFKDNAFPVTIVRPGYTYDTIIQMPIGQNCFTAPKRLLEGYPLLMPGDGENLVAPLHSRDFAEAFFSLIGNMRTIGESYNIAAEWLITWNEMGEYILEALGLDKSNIVHIPRADALKINDFYSQIVCEQHMWHYIFDVSKIKNIANGWKQTVSFEEGVKETISWLLENPVRQRINKDYDQKLMKLYDIYYPGGIVK, from the coding sequence ATGAAGGTATTATTCATTGGCGGAAACGGAAATATTAGTTGGTGGTGTGTTCAAAAGTGTATAAATGAAGGAATTGAGGTTTATGAATTAAATAGAGGAGCATCTCGGTTAACTCGAAGAGACGTTCAAGATGATGTTATTCAGATAATAGCGGACATCAGAGACGAAAAAAATGTACTAAGGTCACTTGGGAATATACATTTTGATGTTGTGTGTGATTTTATTTGCTTCAATTCCGAACATGCTAAGCGCGCGATTAGATTGTTTTATGGCAGATGCGATCAATATATTGTTATTTCATCTGAAGCAATATATCAAAGAAGAAGTAAATATATCCCATTTAACGAAAATACGCCTAAGTATGAAATGGATATAGAGGATAGTTATATTGCTGGGAAAATCGAGATAGAAAGAGAGTTTCAAATAGCTTTCAAAGATAATGCATTTCCGGTTACAATCGTGCGACCAGGCTATACTTACGATACTATTATACAGATGCCTATTGGACAAAATTGTTTTACTGCGCCAAAAAGACTTTTAGAGGGATACCCACTACTTATGCCAGGCGATGGTGAAAACTTAGTTGCACCACTTCATTCACGTGATTTTGCGGAAGCTTTTTTCTCTCTTATTGGGAATATGCGAACTATTGGGGAAAGCTATAATATAGCGGCAGAATGGTTAATAACTTGGAACGAGATGGGAGAGTATATACTAGAGGCTTTGGGCTTGGATAAAAGTAATATTGTGCATATTCCGAGAGCAGATGCATTAAAAATTAATGATTTCTATAGTCAGATTGTTTGCGAACAACACATGTGGCATTACATTTTTGACGTATCAAAGATCAAAAACATAGCAAATGGTTGGAAGCAAACGGTTTCTTTTGAAGAAGGAGTGAAAGAAACCATCTCATGGTTGTTAGAAAATCCAGTCAGACAAAGAATAAATAAAGATTATGACCAAAAGCTAATGAAGTTGTATGACATATATTATCCAGGAGGAATTGTAAAGTGA
- a CDS encoding class I SAM-dependent methyltransferase, translated as MKILGGNFPNTPAYIACCEKCGLVFTDTEAEQKDFISYYKTSAYAPKYFDMFGEEETYDYYNHLLELITPYIKKESIILDIAGAWGELDEYLIKKGYLNVTDLDPNEDCIANARNKKINGILADSTDMKQIKDNSVDLVILNHALEHILNVEDSINELKRVLKYDGYVFLEIPNAEGYVSEESAPFNFLTYEHVLHMTMNDIANIAAKYGFKIIDKGFYYKKVSNYPSIYSIMKKGRNGDVQFSDIAEKSIKAYLEKSESSLLQFINPLKVSQEPLVLWGIGASTAILLEVFKECNVVQLVDRNPKRQGIEFVLNGQTHKIVAPDAVGNGTIVILSIPYRDSICKQIRNMGLDNPIVMLK; from the coding sequence ATGAAAATTTTAGGTGGTAATTTTCCAAATACTCCTGCTTATATAGCTTGCTGCGAGAAGTGCGGGTTAGTATTTACAGACACAGAAGCAGAACAAAAGGATTTTATATCATACTATAAAACGAGTGCGTATGCTCCTAAGTATTTTGATATGTTTGGTGAAGAAGAAACCTATGATTATTATAATCATTTGTTGGAATTAATAACGCCGTATATTAAAAAGGAGAGCATTATTCTAGATATTGCAGGTGCATGGGGAGAGCTTGATGAGTATCTTATTAAAAAAGGATATCTTAATGTAACAGATTTGGATCCAAATGAAGATTGTATTGCAAATGCTAGAAATAAAAAAATAAATGGGATTTTAGCAGACAGTACAGATATGAAGCAAATTAAGGATAACAGTGTGGACTTGGTAATTCTTAATCATGCACTTGAGCATATTTTGAATGTAGAAGATAGTATCAATGAACTGAAAAGAGTACTAAAGTATGACGGTTATGTATTTCTGGAAATACCAAATGCAGAAGGATATGTTTCAGAGGAAAGCGCACCATTCAATTTTCTCACATATGAACATGTGCTTCATATGACTATGAATGATATAGCTAACATTGCTGCAAAATATGGATTCAAAATAATTGATAAAGGTTTTTATTACAAAAAGGTTAGTAATTATCCATCGATATATTCCATTATGAAAAAAGGTAGGAATGGAGATGTACAATTCTCAGATATAGCGGAGAAAAGCATAAAGGCTTACTTAGAAAAAAGCGAATCTTCACTATTACAATTTATTAATCCACTAAAAGTATCACAGGAACCATTGGTTTTGTGGGGGATAGGTGCATCTACAGCAATATTATTAGAAGTATTTAAAGAATGTAATGTTGTTCAGTTGGTTGATCGAAATCCAAAGCGGCAGGGTATAGAATTCGTTCTTAATGGTCAGACTCATAAGATCGTAGCTCCAGATGCTGTGGGTAATGGCACTATCGTAATATTGTCAATTCCCTATCGTGATTCAATATGTAAACAAATCAGAAATATGGGATTAGATAACCCAATCGTAATGCTTAAATGA
- a CDS encoding NAD-dependent epimerase/dehydratase family protein — protein MKTAIVSGATGFIGVHLCYELVSNNVEVYALVRKNSINAERLPDNVHIIECGMDDYSSLSGIQADIFFHLAWEGATGPKRDDEIIQSKNVVRTLAALSTAKRLGCERFVALGTVYEKLAEQILSETYHRKADFYLLSKLSAHQMCYKLAQKLDIEFVWATIFQPIGKYIKKEQVIAYTIDCLIKGIKPEYGPALEPYDITAVEDIVRGLRLIGEGILKQSEYYIGSGKPMILKAYLEKIRKIIETDTDLDIGSKADDGLRFSFDWYNIEPLKTDTGFEPKVEFEQAVINVINWLKTGEHI, from the coding sequence ATGAAAACGGCTATAGTAAGTGGGGCAACAGGATTTATAGGTGTTCACTTATGCTATGAACTTGTAAGCAATAATGTAGAAGTATATGCACTTGTTCGGAAAAATAGCATTAATGCTGAGAGATTGCCAGATAATGTTCACATTATTGAATGTGGAATGGATGATTATAGCTCATTGTCTGGGATACAAGCAGATATATTTTTTCATTTGGCTTGGGAAGGTGCTACAGGACCTAAACGTGATGATGAAATAATACAGTCGAAGAATGTAGTGAGAACTTTGGCTGCGCTTAGTACAGCAAAGAGATTGGGATGTGAGAGGTTCGTGGCATTGGGGACTGTATATGAAAAATTGGCAGAACAAATCTTGTCTGAAACTTATCATAGAAAAGCAGATTTCTATTTATTATCTAAATTAAGTGCGCATCAGATGTGTTATAAATTAGCACAGAAATTGGATATTGAATTTGTATGGGCCACGATTTTTCAACCTATCGGAAAATATATAAAAAAGGAGCAAGTTATTGCATATACTATTGATTGCTTGATAAAGGGAATAAAGCCAGAATATGGACCAGCATTGGAACCATATGACATAACGGCGGTAGAAGATATTGTAAGAGGATTAAGACTAATTGGCGAAGGCATACTAAAACAAAGCGAATATTATATTGGTAGTGGAAAACCAATGATATTGAAGGCATATTTAGAGAAAATAAGGAAAATAATTGAAACAGATACAGATCTAGATATTGGTAGTAAGGCGGATGATGGACTTAGGTTTTCATTCGATTGGTATAATATAGAGCCGCTTAAAACTGATACAGGTTTTGAACCAAAAGTTGAATTTGAACAAGCAGTAATAAATGTGATTAATTGGTTAAAAACAGGAGAACATATATGA
- a CDS encoding sugar phosphate nucleotidyltransferase: MKMVILAGGQKSTISNEPVGVPKPMIPIGERPLLWHIMKHASIHGINDFIICGGYKVETIKEYFLDYYIYQADIKVNTEKNTVEILSQDKEHWNISVIDTGIETKPTERVKRVLGIIDDDFILSYGDCISDIPLEKVMEYHKKEKKDMTIVVARPTGRKVPLSFFADKEKWDSINEAWTSAGTFAISKDAFEKVSKVGDIEEVLSELSVSFYRHGGFFSTIETLRDKVAAEEKWKQGNAPWMECV; this comes from the coding sequence ATGAAGATGGTTATATTAGCAGGAGGCCAAAAAAGCACGATAAGTAATGAACCTGTGGGTGTGCCCAAACCGATGATACCAATTGGAGAAAGGCCTCTGCTATGGCACATAATGAAGCATGCCTCTATACATGGTATAAATGATTTTATTATTTGTGGAGGATATAAGGTTGAAACCATAAAGGAATATTTTTTGGATTATTACATTTATCAAGCCGATATAAAGGTCAATACGGAAAAGAATACAGTTGAGATTCTTTCACAGGATAAAGAGCATTGGAATATTAGTGTTATAGATACAGGAATTGAAACTAAACCAACAGAACGTGTGAAAAGAGTACTTGGCATTATTGATGATGATTTTATTCTTTCTTATGGTGATTGTATTTCAGATATTCCATTAGAAAAGGTTATGGAGTATCACAAAAAAGAAAAAAAAGATATGACGATAGTAGTTGCAAGACCCACTGGTAGAAAGGTACCTTTAAGCTTTTTTGCAGACAAAGAAAAATGGGATAGTATAAATGAAGCATGGACTAGTGCTGGAACGTTTGCAATAAGTAAGGATGCCTTCGAAAAAGTGTCAAAAGTAGGTGATATTGAAGAAGTACTATCAGAATTATCGGTATCATTTTATAGGCACGGAGGTTTTTTTAGTACTATAGAAACTTTAAGAGATAAAGTAGCAGCTGAAGAAAAATGGAAACAAGGCAATGCACCTTGGATGGAATGCGTATGA